cgcaaaccaccgtccttctttttcacaaagaagaaactcgaggagacctgtgacttggagggcctaatgtagccctgtttcaacgcttccgtaacgtaggcgttcatagtctccgtttcggtgcgggacagtggatacacgtgacccttcgggagtgcggctccgtcaacgaggtctatcgcacaatcccccagccgatgtggtggcaacacagcggCCTTGGCTTTGGaaaaaaccgtagccaagtccctgtattcggggggaatgggcacggcgggcgcactgtctggactctccaccgaggtcgagccaacggaaacacccaaacacctaccctggcacttccgcgaccaccccgacagacgtcgactagaccaggagatgacggggtcgtgtagggacaaccaggggaaacctaaaacgactgggaacgtgggcgAGTCGATTaggtgaaatgaaatggtttcactgtgtcggttgtcggtaaccaggaggaggggaacagtgcaacttgtgaccagacctgaccctagtggccggctgtctagagctctcacgggcaggggggtgtcgagggcctggaggggtatgcgtgaccgtagggcaaaagacctatccatgaaatttccggctgcgcctgagtctaccagcgccttacaccgggaaagcagcggaaagccgggaaacctaacagggacagtgcacatagagagggaagaggtacgtggcgaatgtgcatgtgctacctggggtgacgcggaagtgccatgcctgtcacCTTTCGACTCAGGGatggaggtgcggtgtggtgcagtattacggcctcgttgccccctggaggcactccgcacctgtcctccccgacgtctgcccggcagtgcagccgcccccaattccatggggacggcggtgtcgggttggtagggttggtagggtggaacggacgggcctcttccgggacgtcctcgggcagccagcaagttgtcgagacggatggacatgtcaaccagctgatcgaaggagagggacacgtctcgacaagctagctccctccggacgtcctcgcgaaggctacaacggtagtggtcgatttgagcccgttcgttccaccctgatcccgctgccagggtccggaactccagtgcgacctcgtcccctgccgtaggtggaacagccgttcacccgcctctcctccttcgtgtggatggtcgaacacggctcggaagcggcgggtgaaatcggcgtagctgccctgggtgggctgctcggtgttccagacggcggtggcccactccagggctttttccggacaggcaggagacgagcgaggtgatcttctgagcctcggtcggcgcagggtgcatcgcctggagcgcgatgtccagctgtaggaggaatccctggcagcggtccgccgccccgtcgaagtccctgggcaaggggagatgcagtgcccccatgcttggcggcacggcaggggcaggcggagaaacggccggtgctgcgggggtctgctggctcagctctaggcgctgcaccgcttttaagacgttgtccattgcagcgcctaggctggccagcatcaTTGAATGTActtggaccgcctccgcaacaccgacctcgcctgtggctcctgtaggctccatatccttgctgtcttgtgttggtgtgtaattctgtcacggcttcggggttgagaggagcaaggaggaaccggagaaggcgtgatggaaggATTGTTTAATGTATCCCAGCGAAAGTAATCAGCATAAGCTTTAACAAAGCGTTGTACAGCTCTTATCGTAgcaagagacaattacacacaaagacagggggagcagagggaacatatataccgggggaaacagcgatgatgaggaacaggtgcattaaacgagacacaggtgaaatgtatgatgagacggtggcgtcagaaagccggtgacgtcgaccgctggggcccgcccgctgcagggggaggtgaaccagcagaggtcgcagttgtcacaattacattattttgagacaattatttaattaaatgatCATTTTCCCCTGAAAAAAATTTGATATTCATCTCTCGTGATACTTAGTAGATAACTGTTTACAACTAGCAGACAAATGTTTACCCAGCTCTTGTTTGTGAACTTAATAATTGCTAGATCTCTGGAGAGCTTAGGCCAGTGTTGTTTTTTAGTATAAATGTTGGGCACTCAGTGATGTTGTCTTAGCTAAAgacaggaggagcaggagaatagGCTAGGGTTGTGTTCAACATCAATTATGCTATCAGAGACACAATCAGCATAGTTATTgtacaatagttatttttggGTACTTGTTATTTAAGGATTACAGTAAGACCATGtttatttcagaaaacattctgCTGACATTGTATATAGCCTAGTAAAATGGTCTAGACTAGATGgtttagatgtttttatttcattattgacTACTATCCTCATAATGACATTGTGATTGATactacattattataattttttctaaaGGACTTTCAATGCAGAATACAAGCAAGGACAGTGAGGGAGGTCTTGTTCTTCCAACAGTAATACCTGTGTCTGTCAGAATGGTGATAATTCAAGTGTTAATTGCCATCTTTCTTTATGTCAACTCCCTCATGATTTTTaccttctttaaaaaaacagcCTTTTTCACCAAAACACGATACATCTTTTTTGCTCACACGCTAGTCTGTGACAGTATTTTTTTAGCTTTGACAGATGCATTGCTTGTGATGAGCTTCTCCAAGGTAACAATGACTGGTGGGCTGTGTATATTTGTGGTGGTTATCTTAGGAAACCTGACAGTTGCCACACCACTGACACTAACAGCCATGAGCCTGGAGCGTTATGTGGCGATTTGCATGCCTCTGCGGCACAGTGAACTCTCCACCCCGATGAGGGCCATCTACAGCATCCTACTTATCCAGGCTCTCAGCTCTGTTATTCGGATCATCATGatttccatcctctcctcagcTGTGTCTCTGAGGTTCTACACCAATCCTCTAATCTGCAGTGTGGAGCAGATGATTGTCTTCACATGGCAGGGGCACCTCAgctcagctctgtctcagttgTACTTCTTAGTCATGTCCCTGATCATAGCGTTTACCTATGTAAAGATCATGGGGGCGGCCAGGGCTGCCTcatcagagagaaagacatccACCAATAAGGGCCTGAGGACAGTTATTCTCCATGGCTTCCAGCTTCTCCTTTGTTTGATCCAGTTCTGGTGTCCTCTGATAGAATTAACAGTAATGAAGATCAATTTGAATCTGTTTATAGAGCTTAGGTACTTTGATTATATATGCTTTTTTCTTGCCCCTCGATGTCTGAGTCCACTTGTATATGGATTAAGAGATAGGGATTTTATGGTGGTTCTGAAATATTATGCCCTGTTCGGACATTCAAAGGTTTTCCATTTTAATATGGACAAGCCAAATctgaaatggagaaagaaaatcacCTGTACGGTAAATGTTGTCCATGTGTAATACTGAATGTTTAATGAGAAAAAGATCTTGTAATATTGTAAGAGGATCCAGAGGTGTTTTATGTGtgttatattttacaaatttgtaatcaatgttattttgtttttttaaatttttttttacattgtaatttcacattcaaatgttcCATATGTGGCATTAACAGTACACGGGTCCAAAAATCAACAGTTTCTTTGGAGGCCCAACAGTTACTTGCAGTTACTTGATTTGGCTCAGCCCTAGTTGGTATTATTACTAAAGAATTATATACTTTCAGAGTGGACAAGCCCAGGTGCACTGCTCTAAACAGTCTTGTTTACcaagcaaaataaaacatgatgttACACAATAAGGCTAGTGTCAGGAGCTCTCATGTAATAATCAACCAGTCTGTAACATACAAATCAGGAgacctgttctccctctctAACTGGTCTGCGGAGACATTCAGCCACACCGAGAACACATGGGTCCCTTTCAAAACATACCTATTAGGCCTACACATTCAAACATGGCATAGTGGAACTCTTGCTCTCTTTGTACAATTAACTACTTCTTCAGAAATTAGTCAGAAAAAAGGTCATTCTATTGGTTTtgtttaatgtatcacatctgTAGTAAGTTTTGTGGCCCTACTGCGTAAAATTACCAAGTCAAGTAAAAACTAAAACCAGAACATTATTCTTATTGCTATATATTATAAAGGCTTCCAGAATTAAAGAGAATTATAGGGACACAGGTTGAGAGGAGATACAGTAGTATTGGGAACTGAACCCTGGTCTCCAGGAGGGagccacatacagtacaatactgtTCAAAATGTTGGGGTCCCTttgaaatgtccatgtttttgaaagaaaagcacatttgttGTCCATTAAATCCAcaatcatcagtcctgtgttccaatggcatgctgtgtttgctaatccaagtaagTAATTTTAAAAGGATGATTGATTGATCATGAAAAAATCAGTTTGCAATGATCTTAGCAtagttgaaaacatttttactgattaaagcaataaaactggcctctATGCTAGTTGcatatctggagcatcagaaattgtgggttcgattacaggctcagaatgtccagaaacaaataactttcttctttCTCGTATCTATTCTTGTTCtatgaaatgaaggctattccatgcgagaaagtgccaagaaactaaagaTCTGGTACAACTTTGTGTACTACTCCATTCACAGAACatcgcaaactggctctaaccagaatagaaagaggagtgggaggccccggtccACAATTTAGCAAGCGGACAAATATATAGGAGTATCTAATCTGAGAAACAGGCGCCTCACTGGTCCAAAATACCAGTCTTAACGTCAACAGGGatgaggcgactccaggattcAGAGATGCATAGAAAAAGCTGTACCACTTTATTTGGCAGGATGGAAACAACAAGGTAATAACAAGGTTATTTCCAGGAAACAACATGGAAACAACATGGTAACTACACATCAATAGTAAGCATGATTCTGAGAAAAATAGTAGGTAACTGCTACCCAGATTGCAACAAATATCCGCACCGCTTCATTTTGCCGCCGGCTATAGGTGTGTCCTTCTGGcagggatgaaacgtttgccgccgaatacgtcactcccatttcttgcgagatttcttgactgcttcattttctctggcggttgcctcggtctaaaGGACCGCGGTCGTCaggcggcaagacgcttttaaatacaaggctactcacaaaatcgaccggccatgttggtttggacacacattcgcatcagttcgtcgctcaatcgcgagttacagcctgcagtttgccagctagcaaagtcatcgactaccatcgtttaagtaagtacatgtttcctttttgtgtaacacaatattatgtttacattgtttttagtttatatatttaaaatgtgtagtaatCTTTGTTCATGCCTAACTatctaaagtagccttgtttacgcaatgttgtTGGTACATCTAgaattttaacgagctataataggtaacaaaagctttacatctagaaagactaagtttcacttttagtgttttcttacaaaaataatgatgtatatatgttgtttaaattattttgtttgcctgaacaagtatgctgctagtccagtagctagagtggctagtaagtgttagctagcacatgctgttttgcctttgttacagtacacactgtggttagcaagttttgtgctgtgttgctactgtactggatttaaggcgattcacttgaatcacaacactctgtgaataaattttatttttaacaatttcactgttccacatttggctgataatgtttcccccccccacagcatagctactgtatattttcttgcagataccttggccagagcataaccagttatcttcacccaagagacctactgttggtcaatcgttttggtccatccatcttcttccgcttatccggggccgggtcgcgggggcagcagtctaagcagggatgcccagacttccctctccccagacacttcctctagctcttccggggggacaccgaggcgttcccaggccagccgggagacatagtccctccagcgtctCCTAGGTCTTCCTCCTAGGTcttgacccaaagctcatgaccataggtgagagtaggaacgtagattgactggtaaatcgagagcttcgccttgcggctcagctctttcttcaccatgacagaccgatacatcgactgcattactgcagaagctgcaccgatccgtctgtcaatctcccgttccatccttccctcactcgtgaacaagacccctagatacttaaactcctccacttgaggcaggcaatcgttttggttttaaaggtaaatgcattgttagtcacaatgtctagttactgggccaaaaggaaaataatattgaaaagagttgagagggacaaacaggacattcacttgaatcactacatgctacagaagttgcatcgattccagaaaaccaggaaaattttgagccatctgtagacttcagagctggtatgtaaaatgtattgctgtgatgcttaatttgtgatcctgtaactaaactatacactgttagattttcaaatttctgttccctctttctcagaaccaggtttctcccctgtaatccagactccacttcacagagccaagagtttgattacaagtaagtgatgttatttgtgacgttttttggtcttggaaactattgcttctatttaagattaggaattattttatccataatctgtttttcattagggcacttgactttctggataaaaggtatcgaggtgtgttgtacatatcattagctttgcacagttcaattattgtttcattagctttgcacagttcaattattgtttcattactgaatatgcaatctctgcagtgaaattaaagctgttatgtttgttcccccagctcgtcatgtactaagctttacaccaccagcagcaaatttaccctggcagcatatgggtgaaaacactggaggtatgtaatatgttgtgctaaactaagttttacatttaagtccaattcattaaatgtatgcaattacttcaaacatatttttacgtcaatgattatcaataggagaaagtaatcgctttgttattggcccttggacgcccctggcatctcatgtacagcatgaagttttcagctatgaaggtatattctaggcctatgtcttattgtccagtgttttaacagtattgaaaatattgcctttagtagttgtttttttaatttttttatgtagatttccagagactccagaatgaaccaagctctgagggaggagaaccaagccctgagggaatgcattgcacaagcaggtgagaacgtgcactctcttaaattttacttttgtgtgtaatgtaggttcagaattaccatatgcctttgattttgtagcttcggatgacagcggctcacttcaagagcaggtgaagcaagtagggacaatgttgaagacgtttgctctcactgggcaatcaggtacaacttgcaaacaacacctgtggttgttagtttaatacctgtacatgtagtagacctagatataaatgttgttgtttagtatttgagggaccaggactgactactttattcttttattctgggaacccctgtaggtgcgttacctgaaaggagcatctgaccatgaaggcagaaaaagccgcacagctgagaaggacccacagccgaccccttaaacctaggctgactactgacaccccagcatcactgaactggaacactttctttatcctgcagtcagtaacatcaagaagccagaagtgccagaccacactcaccaaatccaccctgggtttttttgttggttttttaactttagtattggcttatttaattccgtcttaacgattctattatagtttgtaaatcctatttcatacctgttacttgatattgcacattaactagtaccaaaattctactttcatttcatcagtgtgcttaactgttattctattaataatagcttggaaatactatttcgtacccctgatacttgatattgcacataacctggtaccaaatattctacttactctgtttttaacatcagcatttttcattccatcacagtgcttaactgttattctattgttaaatatagcttgtaaatccttgtgccaaaGGTCAGCATTGctgttataatggtctgttctactactgtttttacctctgtatttttatatgaatatatatgtcaagttttgtttatcacagatacaagagacacaaaTCTTGttgcagcacggtgtaaatcttgtgctccaggtcagcaatgccattataacggtctattctactctagagctttactctaaattattacctcttttcctattgttagaaatggcttgaaaatgtgatgttatacctcgatttatttggtatcctgcacattctttgataccaaatatcctcattacttatgtttactggtaaatattttcatcccagagctgacctctttatattattaacaattattgtgtttgtgttataatttgcttgtatggctgttttttaaaaaccaaaattttattggaaacctgcatgttctgtatttgtatatttttttctgcctgttatttatttcagtgatctgacatcttgtttgaatgaccgttactgtactgaaatgtggaattaaaacaccaaatggaaatttgtctggtttgatcaatcattattctcaaTAAACTGCaagctataaatattaaatatatatatatatatataaaagcggcagtTCGGTCGGAAATAGCGTTTGccgcggaaggtccgccttctgtataacggcggttggcccacaggccggccgcagaacacaggcggtaggaaggcggctgccgcttttaaaaagcggctgccgctggcggtgagccggcaaacgtgtttgcgatttagacattctgacgcttctactgtctctggaggaccgccgactcattgctatctgggtagGAAAGATTTGTAACTGAGACGGCAACACAGGTAAGGGCATGCTAGTCACCCATTTATCGCTTGTTTGTTTATGCTGAAATTACAAGGAAACTGTAAGGAAAGTGCCACGAAACAATACAGAATGAAAACCGCTACTACCACATCAAAACATGTCAATTACCCATTAACAGTTGATATGTTGCACTCTTGTATTTAATTTCTTTCTTGACATTACTGTTATTTCAGCACAATTTAATTGGTAAAATCCCCAGTATTTAAAACACAGGGTAGTTTTACTGCAATGCTTTTGTATTATTAATGTGTAATACAGCATTAGCCTTTtcccttttcaaatgtttataacCTTCTATTTCATGTGTATTTCGAGTGTACGTACGCTGATATATCAGCACCTTGTTTTTAGTCGTTCATAACAGTTTTCTGAAAAGGAATGCGGTGGAGTTTATTTACTTGGCCTGTTTTGTCTGAAAGTAAGTATTTAGCTAGCTatacttgttatgtttactggtaattattttcatcccagagctgacctctttatattattaacaattattgtgtttgtgttataatttgcttgtatggctgttttttttttttacagaaatgtaattggaaacctccatgttctgtagtgtgtatttatatgtatatttttttctgcctgttttatttcagtgatctgacacatcttgtttgaatgactttgaaatgtggaattaaaacaccaaatggaaatttgtctggtttgatcaatcattattctcgataaactgcatgctataaatattaaatatatataaaagcggcagattgctcgaaaatagcgtttgccgcggaaggtccgccttctGTATAACGGCGTTGGAACGGCGGTTGGCTCACAGGGCTTTTTAAAAAGCGGCTGCCGCTGGCAGTGagccggcaaacgtgtttgcgattaagacattctgacgcttctactgtctctggaggaccgcctccggtccgccgagtcattgctatctgggcaggtgtttctttgcaatttcaacACTGTTTCCATTTGACTTTCTGCGTAGTAATGGCCAGACATTGCTCCTACAAACTAAAGCGAAATTCTCCCCCGATATTACCTTGCTATTTCCctgatagcaatgagtcggcggaccggaggcggtcctccagagacagtagaagcgtcagaatgtctaaatcgtAAACACGTTTGCCGGCTCACCGCCAGCGGCAGCCGCTTTTTAAAAAGCCCCGTGGCTTTTTAAAAGACATCTTCATCTTCAGTTGAgatcaacagctgcccacctctactgtaaacagcgttggtagggcactgattctctctcctgaggcgccggacggtttgccagaatctcttcgaagccagccgatagtccttctccatggcctcaccgaactcctcgcaggcccaagtttttgcctccacaaccacccgggctgcagtcagcttggcctgccggtacccgtcagctgcttcaggagtcccacaagccaaccaggcctgataggactccttcttcagcttgacggcatcccttacttccggtgttcaccaccgggttcgggaattaccgcctcgacaggcattggagaccttatggccacagctccgagcggcctcttcgacaatggcggtggagaacaggtccactcggactcaatatctccagcctccctcgggatccagtcgaagctctgccggaggtgggaattAAATatttctctgacaggagactcggccagacgttcccagcagacccttacagtacccTTGgacctgccgagtctgtccagcctcctcccccgccatcagatccaactcaccaccaggtggtgatcagttgacagctcagcccctctcttcacccgagtgtccaagacatacgtccgcaggtcagatgaaacgacaacaaagtcgatcatcgaactgcggcctagggtgtcctggtgccacatgcactgatggacacccttatgcttgaacatggtgttcgttatggacaaactgtgactagcacagaagtccaataactgaacaccactcgggttcagatcagggggcccgttcctcccaatcacgcccctccaggtgtcactgtcattgcccacgtgggcgttgaagtcccccagtagaacgatagagtccccagtcggagcactttccagcacccctcccagagactccaagaaggttgggtactctgcactgcactagggtcactcgggtactcaaacccctccaccatgttaaggtggcagttcatggaggggggTTTTAATCCTCCTCCCTCTAATTAAGACAAAGGAAAATCAAGGTGAGTGTGAGACAGAAGGCTGTTTAGACCTATTAGCTAGACAGGGACAAGGAGTGAGAATTAC
The sequence above is a segment of the Esox lucius isolate fEsoLuc1 chromosome 1, fEsoLuc1.pri, whole genome shotgun sequence genome. Coding sequences within it:
- the LOC117594755 gene encoding odorant receptor 131-2-like, whose protein sequence is MQNTSKDSEGGLVLPTVIPVSVRMVIIQVLIAIFLYVNSLMIFTFFKKTAFFTKTRYIFFAHTLVCDSIFLALTDALLVMSFSKVTMTGGLCIFVVVILGNLTVATPLTLTAMSLERYVAICMPLRHSELSTPMRAIYSILLIQALSSVIRIIMISILSSAVSLRFYTNPLICSVEQMIVFTWQGHLSSALSQLYFLVMSLIIAFTYVKIMGAARAASSERKTSTNKGLRTVILHGFQLLLCLIQFWCPLIELTVMKINLNLFIELRYFDYICFFLAPRCLSPLVYGLRDRDFMVVLKYYALFGHSKVFHFNMDKPNLKWRKKITCTVNVVHV